In Pseudophryne corroboree isolate aPseCor3 chromosome 7, aPseCor3.hap2, whole genome shotgun sequence, a single window of DNA contains:
- the INHBB gene encoding inhibin beta B chain, with amino-acid sequence MPRPLQFALFLAGALCAAGSPTPVSEPSGSQDTCSSCGLRPPEELANVDQDFLEVVKRHILNRLQMRDRPNITHAVPKAAMVTALRKLHAGRVREDGRVEIPNLDGHGMSSPELQEQSASEIISFAETDDITASRVRLSFTISNEGNQNLFVFQSNLWLYLKLPDMMEKSGRRKIRIKIHFQDPEDPAKMNLVEKKVDVRRSGWHTFPLTEAIQALFENGDRKLYLEVQCDGCEELSVIPVYVDPGEESHRPFLVVHARLADNKHRIRKRGLECDGRTNLCCRQQFYIDFRLIGWNDWIIAPSGYFGNYCEGSCPAYLAGVPGSASSFHTAVVNQYRMRGLNPGTVNSCCIPTKLSTMSMLYFDDEYNIVKRDVPNMIVEECGCA; translated from the exons ATGCCTCGCCCGCTACAGTTTGCTCTCTTCCTGGCAGGAGCCCTGTGTGCAGCCGGCAGTCCCACGCCGGTATCTGAGCCCAGTGGCTCCCAGGACACCTGCTCGTCTTGCGGGCTCCGGCCCCCGGAGGAGTTGGCCAATGTGGACCAGGACTTTCTGGAGGTGGTGAAGAGACATATCCTGAACCGGCTCCAGATGAGGGATCGGCCCAATATCACCCATGCAGTGCCCAAGGCTGCAATGGTGACTGCCCTGAGGAAGCTGCACGCTGGCCGGGTGCGGGAGGATGGCAGAGTGGAGATTCCTAACTTGGACGGACACGGCATGTCCAGCCCGGAGCTGCAGGAGCAGAGCGCCTCCGAGATCATCAGCTTTGCGGAGACAG ATGATATCACCGCTTCTAGAGTACGACTCTCATTCACAATTTCAAATGAAGGCAACCAGAACCTCTTTGTCTTCCAATCCAATTTGTGGCTTTATCTCAAGCTGCCTGATATGATGGAAAAAAGTGGTAGGAGAAAAATCCGTATAAAGATTCACTTTCAAGATCCAGAAGACCCAGCCAAGATGAACCTTGTAGAAAAAAAAGTTGACGTCAGAAGAAGTGGCTGGCACACGTTCCCCTTGACTGAGGCCATCCAAGCTCTCTTTGAAAATGGGGATCGAAAACTGTACCTTGAGGTCCAGTGTGATGGCTGTGAAGAGTTGTCCGTTATTCCAGTGTATGTGGATCCAGGAGAAGAATCCCACCGCCCCTTTCTGGTGGTACATGCCAGATTAGCTGACAACAAACATCGGATTAGAAAAAGGGGTCTTGAGTGCGATGGGCGCACAAACCTGTGTTGTAGGCAACAGTTTTACATTGACTTTCGGCTCATTGGCTGGAATGATTGGATCATAGCTCCATCAGGCTATTTTGGGAATTATTGTGAGGGAAGCTGCCCAGCCTATTTGGCTGGTGTCCCCGGGTCAGCATCCTCCTTTCACACGGCAGTGGTAAATCAGTATAGAATGAGAGGGTTGAACCCAGGGACAGTGAATTCGTGTTGTATTCCTACAAAACTAAGTACAATGTCTATGCTGTACTTTGATGATGAGTACAATATAGTCAAGAGGGATGTGCCTAACATGATTGTGGAAGAATGCGGATGTGCATGA